Proteins from a genomic interval of Streptomyces sp. NBC_01445:
- a CDS encoding purine-cytosine permease family protein, translated as MTDPSPSPSPAASASASPSVEQHTIDHVPENERHGRVRDLFTMWFGTNIAPLPLVTGAMGVQVFHQSFWSSVLAILVGQLVGAVFMALHSAQGPQLGVPQMIQSRAQFGSVGALLIVVVAAAMYIGFFASNIILAGKSLHGLAPAVPVDAGIVLGALGSALICWVGYRLIHTLNKIATWVLGAGVLVGLAVVVGRGLPDGFFSAGSFTFAGWLATVSLSALWQLAFAPYVSDYSRYLPRTVRTASTFWATYWGSCLGSTLPFLAGTVIGLASPGTDDTVAGFDSAAGAFGPVVLLLFLFSVINHNALNLYGAVLSLITICQTFRPAWTPRQRARGVVSVVVLVAALIIATALSSDFVSSFVNLVLVLLVVLVPWTAINLIDFYLVHRGRYALGDLFAPDGGRYGRFNPVALTSYAIGIAVQLPFVATSLYTGPLVAPLGGADLSWLVGLVVTAPVYYVWARRVAVRGGSDVTEAGTGTEAGAETESGVTAESASASA; from the coding sequence ATGACAGACCCGTCCCCGTCCCCTTCCCCCGCTGCTTCCGCTTCTGCATCTCCCTCGGTGGAGCAGCACACCATCGACCACGTCCCCGAGAACGAGCGCCACGGCCGCGTCCGCGACCTGTTCACGATGTGGTTCGGCACGAACATCGCGCCGTTGCCGCTGGTCACCGGTGCCATGGGCGTCCAGGTGTTCCACCAGTCGTTCTGGTCCAGCGTCCTCGCGATCCTGGTCGGCCAGCTCGTCGGCGCCGTCTTCATGGCGCTGCACTCGGCGCAGGGCCCGCAGCTCGGCGTCCCGCAGATGATCCAGAGCCGGGCGCAGTTCGGCAGCGTGGGCGCCCTGCTGATCGTGGTCGTGGCGGCGGCGATGTACATCGGCTTCTTCGCCTCGAACATCATCCTGGCCGGCAAATCCCTGCACGGCCTCGCGCCCGCGGTGCCGGTCGACGCGGGCATCGTGCTCGGGGCGCTCGGCTCGGCCCTGATCTGCTGGGTCGGCTACCGCCTCATCCACACTCTCAACAAGATCGCGACGTGGGTGCTCGGTGCGGGCGTCCTGGTCGGCCTCGCCGTGGTGGTCGGGCGCGGCCTGCCCGACGGCTTCTTCTCAGCGGGCTCGTTCACGTTCGCGGGCTGGCTCGCGACGGTTTCCCTGAGCGCCCTGTGGCAGCTGGCCTTCGCCCCGTACGTCTCCGACTACTCGCGCTACCTGCCGCGCACCGTCCGTACGGCGTCGACCTTCTGGGCCACGTACTGGGGTTCGTGTCTCGGCTCGACGCTGCCGTTCCTCGCGGGCACGGTGATCGGCCTCGCGTCGCCCGGCACGGACGACACGGTGGCGGGCTTCGACAGCGCGGCGGGCGCCTTCGGCCCGGTCGTGCTGCTCCTGTTCCTCTTCTCGGTCATCAACCACAACGCGCTCAACCTCTACGGCGCGGTGCTGTCGCTGATCACCATCTGCCAGACGTTCCGCCCCGCGTGGACCCCGCGCCAGAGGGCACGCGGCGTCGTCTCCGTGGTGGTCCTCGTGGCCGCGCTGATCATCGCGACGGCCCTGTCCAGCGACTTCGTCTCCAGCTTCGTGAACCTCGTACTGGTCCTGCTCGTCGTCCTCGTCCCCTGGACGGCGATCAACCTGATCGACTTCTACCTCGTCCACCGCGGGCGCTACGCACTCGGCGACCTCTTCGCTCCCGACGGCGGACGCTACGGCCGCTTCAACCCGGTGGCCCTGACGTCGTACGCGATCGGCATCGCGGTCCAACTCCCCTTCGTCGCCACGTCGCTGTACACGGGACCGCTGGTAGCACCCCTCGGCGGCGCGGACCTGTCGTGGCTCGTGGGACTGGTGGTGACGGCGCCGGTGTACTACGTGTGGGCACGGAGGGTGGCGGTGCGCGGCGGGAGCGATGTGACGGAGGCGGGAACCGGGACCGAGGCGGGGGCGGAGACGGAGTCGGGGGTGACGGCGGAGTCGGCTTCTGCGAGCGCGTGA
- a CDS encoding LysR family transcriptional regulator: MAKDANFTLVQLRYFLAAAELGSMTAAAHRINVSQSAVSTAVHHLERELGVQLLIRRHAKGLELTAAGERFLHELRGFLTHADELAESARSLGADLVGELAVGCFQTLAPFYLPRLLREFGERQPAVRVEVVEGDIPAVQESLRTGACELALLYDMDLDADIECEVLAMAPPYALVPEGHRLAGGGRARLADLADEPMILLDLPASRDYFRSVAAKAGVEPRISHRTRSYETVRALVAAGYGWSLLNQRPAHDRTYDGSSVVALPLADPLPALPVVLAKLRGVRLTGRAQAFATACREALRA, encoded by the coding sequence ATGGCCAAGGACGCGAACTTCACCCTCGTGCAGCTGCGGTACTTCCTCGCCGCCGCCGAGCTCGGCAGCATGACCGCCGCCGCGCACCGCATCAACGTCTCGCAGTCCGCCGTCTCCACCGCCGTGCACCACCTGGAGCGCGAGCTCGGCGTGCAGCTCCTGATCCGCCGGCACGCGAAGGGCTTGGAACTGACGGCCGCGGGGGAGCGGTTCCTGCACGAGCTGCGCGGCTTCCTCACGCACGCCGACGAGCTCGCCGAGTCGGCCAGGAGCCTGGGCGCCGACCTCGTCGGCGAGCTGGCCGTGGGCTGCTTCCAGACCCTCGCCCCCTTCTATCTGCCCCGCCTGCTGCGGGAGTTCGGCGAGCGCCAGCCCGCCGTACGCGTCGAGGTCGTCGAGGGCGACATCCCGGCCGTGCAGGAGAGCCTGCGCACGGGCGCCTGCGAACTGGCGCTGCTCTACGACATGGATCTCGACGCCGACATCGAGTGCGAGGTCCTCGCGATGGCCCCGCCCTACGCCCTCGTCCCCGAGGGGCACCGGCTCGCGGGCGGTGGCCGGGCCCGTCTCGCCGACCTCGCGGACGAGCCGATGATCCTGCTCGACCTGCCCGCGAGCCGGGACTACTTCCGCTCCGTCGCGGCCAAGGCCGGCGTCGAACCGCGCATCAGCCACCGCACCCGCAGCTACGAGACCGTGCGCGCCCTGGTCGCCGCCGGATACGGCTGGTCGCTGCTCAACCAGAGGCCCGCGCACGACCGCACCTACGACGGGTCGAGCGTCGTCGCGCTGCCGCTCGCCGACCCCCTGCCCGCGCTCCCCGTCGTCCTGGCGAAGCTGCGCGGGGTCCGCCTGACAGGCCGCGCGCAGGCGTTCGCGACGGCCTGCAGGGAGGCTTTGCGCGCCTGA
- a CDS encoding flavin reductase family protein, with amino-acid sequence MTIAPDQLLTSRQDFVAAMGNAATGVTVVSTEGPAGRFAQTVSAMCSVSADPPSLLVCVNERSPLAAAAVRNGVIAVSVLAAGQAHVSDVFAGRPARGSGPYDFDSAEWDVLATGAPVLRGAAAAFDCRLADSVTQGTHQVLFGAVVASAVSGAHPLVHHARTYATPSPLNSLKEHGA; translated from the coding sequence GTGACCATTGCTCCGGACCAACTCCTCACATCCCGCCAGGACTTCGTGGCAGCGATGGGGAACGCCGCGACGGGCGTGACCGTTGTCTCCACAGAAGGACCGGCCGGTCGCTTCGCCCAGACCGTCTCCGCCATGTGCTCCGTCTCCGCCGACCCGCCCTCGCTGCTGGTGTGTGTGAACGAGCGGAGCCCCCTCGCCGCGGCCGCCGTGCGCAACGGCGTCATCGCCGTGAGCGTCCTCGCCGCCGGCCAGGCCCACGTCTCCGACGTGTTCGCGGGCCGCCCCGCCCGCGGCAGCGGCCCGTACGACTTCGACAGCGCCGAGTGGGACGTGCTCGCCACCGGCGCCCCCGTCCTGCGCGGCGCGGCCGCCGCCTTCGACTGCCGGCTGGCCGACTCCGTCACGCAGGGCACCCACCAGGTCCTGTTCGGCGCGGTCGTCGCCTCCGCGGTGTCCGGCGCGCACCCCCTCGTCCACCACGCCCGTACGTATGCCACCCCGAGCCCCCTCAACTCCCTCAAGGAGCACGGCGCATGA
- a CDS encoding 4-hydroxyphenylacetate 3-hydroxylase family protein yields the protein MIRTGDQYRESIRDGRDVWMNGEKVTDVTTHPAFKPLVDIRARIYDMAHDPETRDSMTYKDETTGEVNAIQQKPPRTREDWDAKRAATDAVLSDVGGVVTRVGDETIGEVWSLIDGQDVLNAINPAYAENVKRHIDHALYADPFHVSANTDPKGDRSKRPQDQDPDMLLHVVRETDSGIVVRGAKYETAAAYSNQAFTKPTIANWGDSELSDYALGFIADMGSPGLKYICRTGFAGTKPPADYPVSSRFDEVDTLVVFDDVEIPWENVLFYRDTKAATFIRATLHRYSAFAFTQRNLRLADLMIGAALWNVKQTGLEKQQAVQEKLATLACYREGINAHLTASIAMAEPSPGGLLMPNQSLLYTGRVLACSQLHEMMHIARELCGGQICITPDKASFDHPDTKPWLDKFYSINEHWVAEDRRKLLAYARDLLNSDYAGHRLTFQLFAQSPPFAHLGAVYRNFDWEGPLDLVKDAAGLSDNVLGTLGRKAK from the coding sequence ATGATCCGCACCGGAGACCAGTACCGCGAGTCGATCCGCGACGGCCGCGACGTATGGATGAACGGCGAGAAGGTCACCGACGTGACCACGCACCCCGCGTTCAAGCCGCTGGTCGACATACGCGCCCGGATCTACGACATGGCGCACGACCCGGAGACCCGGGACTCCATGACGTACAAGGACGAGACGACCGGTGAGGTCAACGCGATCCAGCAGAAGCCGCCGCGCACCCGCGAGGACTGGGACGCGAAGCGGGCCGCGACGGACGCCGTGCTGAGCGACGTCGGCGGTGTCGTGACCCGCGTCGGTGACGAGACGATCGGTGAGGTCTGGTCGCTCATCGACGGCCAGGACGTCCTCAACGCGATCAACCCCGCGTACGCGGAGAACGTCAAGCGGCACATCGACCACGCGCTGTACGCCGACCCCTTCCACGTCTCCGCGAACACCGACCCGAAGGGCGACCGCTCCAAGCGCCCCCAGGACCAGGACCCGGACATGCTCCTGCATGTGGTGCGGGAGACGGACAGCGGCATCGTCGTGCGCGGCGCCAAGTACGAGACGGCCGCCGCCTACTCGAACCAGGCGTTCACGAAGCCGACCATCGCGAACTGGGGCGACTCCGAACTCTCCGACTACGCCCTCGGGTTCATCGCCGACATGGGCTCGCCCGGCCTGAAGTACATCTGCCGTACGGGCTTCGCCGGTACGAAGCCGCCCGCCGACTACCCGGTCTCCAGCCGCTTCGACGAGGTCGACACCCTGGTCGTCTTCGACGACGTCGAGATCCCCTGGGAGAACGTCCTCTTCTACCGGGACACCAAGGCCGCCACCTTCATCCGCGCCACGCTCCACCGCTACAGCGCGTTCGCGTTCACGCAGCGCAATCTGCGGCTCGCGGACCTGATGATCGGCGCCGCGCTGTGGAACGTGAAGCAGACCGGCCTGGAGAAGCAGCAGGCCGTGCAGGAGAAGCTCGCGACGCTGGCCTGCTACCGCGAGGGCATCAACGCGCACCTGACCGCGTCCATCGCGATGGCGGAGCCCAGCCCCGGCGGGCTCCTCATGCCGAACCAGTCGCTCCTGTACACCGGCCGCGTCCTGGCCTGCTCGCAGCTGCACGAGATGATGCACATCGCGCGCGAGCTGTGCGGCGGCCAGATCTGCATCACGCCCGACAAGGCGTCCTTCGACCACCCGGACACCAAGCCGTGGCTCGACAAGTTCTACTCGATCAACGAGCACTGGGTCGCCGAGGACCGCCGCAAGCTCCTCGCGTACGCCCGTGACCTGCTCAACTCGGACTACGCGGGCCACCGCCTGACGTTCCAGCTCTTCGCGCAGTCCCCGCCGTTCGCGCACCTCGGCGCGGTGTACCGCAACTTCGACTGGGAGGGCCCGCTCGACCTGGTGAAGGACGCGGCCGGTCTCAGCGACAACGTGCTGGGCACCCTCGGGAGGAAGGCCAAGTGA
- a CDS encoding RidA family protein: MTTHRRIRPFNTADTYPEQDLSNDLAQAVVADGTVYLRGQIGQDLDTRENVGVGDVAAQAEKAMANIAMLLEESGSRLEDIVKITVYLTDIRFREPVYRVMGRRLKGVHYVSTGLVVSALARPEWLVEIDATAVIPKERR; this comes from the coding sequence GTGACGACCCACCGGCGCATCCGCCCCTTCAACACGGCGGACACGTACCCCGAGCAGGACCTGTCCAACGACCTCGCGCAGGCGGTCGTCGCCGACGGCACGGTCTATCTGCGCGGCCAGATCGGCCAGGATCTCGACACGCGCGAGAACGTCGGCGTCGGGGACGTGGCCGCCCAGGCCGAGAAGGCCATGGCGAACATCGCGATGCTCCTGGAGGAGTCCGGCAGCCGCCTGGAGGACATCGTCAAGATCACCGTCTATCTGACGGACATCCGCTTCCGCGAGCCCGTCTACCGCGTCATGGGCCGCCGGCTCAAGGGTGTCCACTACGTCTCCACGGGCCTCGTAGTCTCGGCGCTGGCCCGCCCGGAATGGCTCGTCGAGATCGACGCGACGGCCGTCATCCCGAAGGAGCGCCGATGA
- a CDS encoding DUF1028 domain-containing protein — translation MTFSIAARCPRTGRFGVAVTSSSPAVAARCAHVRPGVGAVCSQNVTDPRLGTRLLDLLESGVPAKTAVREVAAQPHAEWRQLTAVGASGPGAVFSGARTLGTYAEAVGPDAVAAGNLLSGSGVPRAVLDAFTGADPEAPLARRLVDALTAGAAAGGEAGPVHSAGLLVVDVQQWPVTDLRVDWTEGDPIAELAHLWKLWEPQEEAYVQRALAPDAAPNYGVPGDE, via the coding sequence ATGACGTTCTCGATCGCCGCGCGGTGCCCGCGCACGGGCCGGTTCGGGGTGGCCGTCACCTCGTCCTCGCCGGCCGTCGCCGCGCGCTGCGCGCACGTACGGCCCGGAGTGGGCGCGGTCTGCTCGCAGAACGTCACCGACCCGCGCCTCGGCACCCGCCTGCTCGACCTCCTGGAATCCGGGGTGCCCGCAAAGACGGCCGTGCGTGAAGTGGCGGCCCAACCTCACGCAGAATGGCGGCAGTTGACCGCCGTCGGTGCTTCGGGTCCCGGCGCGGTCTTCTCGGGCGCGCGCACCCTCGGCACGTACGCGGAGGCGGTCGGCCCCGACGCCGTGGCCGCGGGGAACCTCCTGTCGGGCTCCGGCGTCCCCCGGGCGGTACTCGACGCGTTCACGGGCGCGGACCCCGAGGCTCCGCTCGCCCGCCGCCTCGTCGACGCCCTCACGGCGGGCGCGGCGGCGGGCGGCGAGGCGGGACCCGTCCATTCGGCCGGACTCCTCGTCGTCGACGTACAGCAGTGGCCGGTGACGGACCTGCGCGTCGACTGGACCGAGGGCGACCCGATCGCCGAGCTCGCGCACCTGTGGAAACTGTGGGAGCCGCAGGAGGAGGCGTACGTGCAGCGGGCCCTCGCCCCGGACGCGGCGCCGAACTACGGCGTGCCGGGGGACGAGTGA